A genomic region of Pseudomonadota bacterium contains the following coding sequences:
- a CDS encoding TIGR01777 family protein: MKALITGGTGLVGSALLGTLTDAVVLSRDPAKASQRLTSGRVLRWDPAAEPAPLEALQGIEAVFNLAGEPVANDRWTAEKKRRIRESRIVGTRNLVAGLRHLDRKPEVLVSASAVGYYGDRGDERLDESAPAGEGFLAEVCAEWEREARAAEALGVRVVCVRIGIVLAAGGGALARMLGPFKLGLGGRLGSGKQWMPWIHIDDLIGVLLHASRRQDLRGVLNAVSPQPVTNADFTRALGRALHRPAFLSVPKAALRIALGELSEILMASQRALPHVAERSGYLFQHPALEGALAAVVAARRGKAA, encoded by the coding sequence ATGAAGGCCCTCATCACTGGCGGCACCGGGCTGGTTGGAAGCGCGCTGCTGGGCACCCTGACGGACGCTGTGGTCCTGAGCCGCGATCCAGCCAAGGCCAGCCAGAGGCTCACCAGCGGACGAGTCCTTCGTTGGGATCCCGCGGCTGAGCCCGCCCCGCTTGAGGCGCTGCAAGGCATCGAGGCGGTGTTCAACCTGGCGGGCGAGCCCGTCGCCAACGATCGCTGGACGGCGGAAAAGAAACGCCGCATCCGGGAGAGCCGAATCGTCGGAACCCGCAACCTGGTGGCGGGCCTGAGGCATCTCGACCGCAAGCCCGAGGTGCTCGTCTCGGCGTCGGCGGTTGGTTACTACGGCGACCGCGGCGACGAGAGGCTCGACGAGTCCGCGCCGGCGGGCGAGGGGTTCCTCGCTGAGGTCTGCGCCGAGTGGGAGCGCGAGGCGCGGGCAGCTGAGGCGCTCGGCGTTCGCGTGGTTTGCGTGCGTATCGGCATCGTCCTCGCCGCGGGCGGCGGCGCGCTCGCCCGCATGCTCGGGCCCTTCAAGCTGGGTCTGGGCGGCCGACTCGGCAGCGGCAAGCAGTGGATGCCTTGGATCCATATCGACGACCTCATCGGCGTGCTGCTGCACGCGAGCCGAAGGCAGGATCTGCGTGGGGTCCTCAACGCGGTGTCGCCACAGCCGGTGACCAACGCTGATTTTACGAGGGCGCTCGGGCGCGCCCTCCACCGGCCCGCCTTCCTGTCGGTGCCGAAGGCGGCGCTGCGCATCGCGTTGGGGGAGCTGAGCGAGATCCTGATGGCGTCCCAGCGCGCGCTGCCACACGTCGCTGAACGCAGCGGCTATCTGTTCCAACACCCGGCGCTCGAGGGCGCGCTCGCTGCCGTCGTGGCGGCTCGCCGGGGAAAGGCGGCATGA
- a CDS encoding nucleotidyl transferase AbiEii/AbiGii toxin family protein produces MERGGERSTRRAHLEGGEAAAQGGLRKEGTEQVIEDKFVDLHARNSGLRDKLVAERDVVLTYALRVLLDTGVMDHLAFKGGTCLRKLIFGSAGRFSEDLDFTLDSDRPDDDVLTELVEVFNAEHHGITFTFDEYYKTDDDTSFGGEVRYSHSWNDAGRFRLQVSLRERPTLPIVAGAMKQQAYFGHLEFDRFDVRSLAAIEMIAEKVRAAFQRVKVRDLYDLHRFATTPFDGELLRRLAVLKLWQSRDPFDPDALFEKLRGGDYDWADIQRLVRASDRIEPAEIIATVETRFAVLRQLTELEQQVIADAKSGWNEPLADRLRAEIRELAAG; encoded by the coding sequence GTGGAACGTGGTGGAGAACGTTCCACGCGACGTGCTCATCTCGAAGGAGGAGAAGCCGCGGCGCAGGGTGGTCTTCGGAAAGAAGGAACAGAGCAAGTGATCGAGGACAAGTTCGTCGACCTCCACGCGCGCAATAGCGGCCTGCGCGACAAGCTCGTCGCTGAGCGCGACGTGGTGCTGACCTACGCGCTGCGCGTGCTCCTCGACACCGGCGTGATGGACCACCTGGCCTTCAAGGGTGGCACGTGCCTGCGCAAACTGATCTTCGGCTCGGCCGGTCGCTTTTCTGAAGACCTCGACTTCACCTTGGACAGCGACAGGCCCGACGACGACGTGCTCACGGAGCTGGTCGAGGTCTTCAACGCCGAGCATCACGGCATCACGTTCACTTTCGACGAGTACTACAAGACCGATGACGACACCTCCTTCGGCGGAGAGGTCCGGTACAGCCACAGCTGGAACGACGCCGGTCGATTCCGGTTGCAGGTGAGCCTGCGCGAGCGACCGACGTTGCCGATCGTGGCAGGTGCCATGAAGCAACAGGCCTACTTCGGCCACCTCGAATTCGATCGCTTTGACGTCCGTTCGCTCGCGGCGATCGAGATGATCGCGGAGAAGGTGCGCGCGGCGTTTCAACGGGTCAAGGTCCGGGACCTCTACGACCTCCATCGTTTTGCCACGACGCCCTTCGACGGCGAGCTCCTACGACGGCTCGCGGTGCTCAAGCTTTGGCAGTCCCGCGACCCGTTCGATCCCGACGCGCTGTTCGAGAAGCTCCGCGGCGGCGACTACGACTGGGCAGACATCCAACGACTGGTCCGGGCATCCGACCGCATCGAGCCCGCCGAGATCATCGCTACCGTGGAGACGCGCTTCGCCGTCCTCCGCCAACTGACCGAGCTCGAGCAGCAGGTCATCGCCGACGCCAAGAGCGGGTGGAACGAGCCCCTCGCCGACCGACTGCGCGCCGAGATCCGAGAGCTGGCTGCCGGTTGA
- a CDS encoding SRPBCC domain-containing protein yields the protein MRRYAARTTIRATPERVWSILTDLERWPTWNTTITSVEGKLALGEKVTVRVKLAPGQAFPVKVTALDPPQTMVWRGGMPLGCLFKGERTYRIAPKAGDEAGDEAGDRVEFSMEEVFDGLLSGLITRAIPDLQPTFDEFAACLKAEAESK from the coding sequence ATGAGACGCTATGCCGCGCGAACGACGATCCGTGCCACGCCAGAGCGGGTGTGGAGCATCCTCACCGACCTCGAACGCTGGCCGACCTGGAATACGACGATTACCAGCGTCGAGGGCAAGCTCGCGCTGGGTGAGAAGGTCACGGTGCGGGTGAAGCTTGCGCCAGGGCAGGCCTTCCCGGTCAAGGTGACGGCGCTCGATCCTCCGCAGACGATGGTATGGCGCGGGGGGATGCCGCTCGGCTGCCTCTTCAAGGGCGAGCGCACCTATCGGATCGCGCCCAAGGCCGGCGACGAGGCCGGCGACGAGGCCGGCGACAGGGTCGAGTTCTCGATGGAGGAGGTCTTCGACGGCCTCTTGTCGGGGTTGATTACCAGGGCGATCCCAGACCTGCAGCCCACCTTCGACGAGTTCGCCGCCTGCCTGAAGGCGGAGGCCGAGAGCAAGTGA
- a CDS encoding RNA polymerase sigma factor produces the protein MAPERLEANATAALVSRAQSGDREAFARLARAYLRAAYAVALAVVGRPADAEDIAQDALLSAFTKLDTCREPAKFRAWLLGVVRHRALNWLDSRRLRDVPRHEVVAIPGAVDPPATDPGMRERVAAALTLLTPTRREVVLLHDLDDWTHAEIGAALGMSEVMSRQHLFQARRQLRAELRADALLEERS, from the coding sequence ATGGCGCCTGAGCGGCTCGAAGCGAACGCCACCGCTGCCCTCGTCAGCCGCGCGCAGAGCGGCGATCGCGAGGCCTTCGCCCGGCTGGCCCGCGCGTACCTGCGTGCGGCCTACGCGGTGGCCCTCGCCGTGGTCGGGCGACCTGCAGACGCGGAGGATATCGCGCAGGACGCGCTGCTCTCGGCCTTCACCAAGCTGGACACCTGTCGGGAGCCGGCGAAGTTTCGCGCTTGGCTCCTCGGCGTGGTGCGACACCGGGCGCTCAACTGGCTCGACAGTCGGCGCTTGCGAGACGTGCCGCGACACGAGGTCGTAGCGATACCCGGCGCCGTCGACCCTCCCGCCACGGATCCGGGCATGCGCGAGCGGGTGGCGGCTGCGCTCACCCTGCTGACGCCAACCCGGCGCGAGGTTGTGCTGCTACACGATCTCGACGACTGGACGCACGCCGAGATCGGCGCCGCCCTGGGCATGTCGGAGGTCATGTCGCGCCAGCATCTGTTCCAGGCACGGCGTCAACTTCGGGCAGAGCTGCGCGCCGATGCCTTGTTGGAGGAGCGCTCATGA
- a CDS encoding periplasmic heavy metal sensor, which produces MRGIRARTAVLLLAVFAAGGLSGAAVDRWLGHCPRPPAGPAPFGPAGPRGLNLSPEQGEKARAIGDRHRPELEAIRQEVMPRVLDIHDRMQRELRAILTPSQRNVLDRAVKRRGHQPPPDILGHGRPGGPPPPEAVQACAGSKTSARCRIDHRGGALTGICRAGPGGSGPLACVPLEGSRPLNVPPRSPATGR; this is translated from the coding sequence ATGAGGGGCATACGCGCCAGGACAGCCGTTTTGCTGCTCGCTGTGTTTGCCGCTGGCGGCCTTTCCGGAGCGGCCGTCGATCGCTGGCTGGGCCATTGCCCGAGGCCACCCGCGGGTCCCGCGCCCTTCGGCCCCGCCGGCCCGCGCGGGCTCAACCTCTCGCCGGAGCAGGGGGAGAAGGCCCGGGCGATTGGCGACCGTCATCGGCCGGAGCTCGAGGCCATTCGCCAGGAGGTGATGCCTCGGGTGCTCGACATTCATGACCGCATGCAGCGTGAGCTGCGCGCGATCCTGACGCCCTCGCAACGCAACGTCCTCGACCGCGCGGTCAAGAGGCGGGGCCATCAGCCGCCTCCCGATATCCTCGGCCACGGGCGACCGGGCGGGCCCCCACCCCCCGAGGCCGTGCAAGCCTGCGCGGGCTCGAAGACCAGCGCGCGCTGCCGCATCGACCACCGCGGCGGTGCGCTGACTGGGATTTGTCGAGCAGGGCCCGGAGGCAGCGGCCCGCTCGCCTGCGTTCCGCTGGAAGGTTCGCGGCCCCTGAACGTGCCCCCGCGCTCGCCTGCGACGGGCCGATGA
- a CDS encoding DDE-type integrase/transposase/recombinase: MPLRVRAAQVFAHLLTRGNHEFQDYYLAASDKTLARWTALFRRGPWPWRKTATLGRPPLDEKIVAIIITLKQENPLWGARRIREELRRMRISVSEPTIQKVLKEHGFHPRGGHPGNWERFKSAGRDAIWAMDFFVVRTARGAWCNVLLIIDIHTRELLDLRVSDGWDVDSVWTVRALSACMSREHRQPVAVMHDHGTQFYGQFERQLRVMEIDQRRTPVALPYVNGSAERAIKSVRFELLNHVRTRSAEELQWYLDEYRRYYLAERANQALDGQTPAAFGRGEKLADVIDLEAVRRRRLVRSSHAHGLLNSYKLAEDEPPQRHAA; the protein is encoded by the coding sequence ATGCCTCTGCGCGTCCGGGCGGCGCAGGTGTTCGCGCACCTCTTGACCCGCGGCAACCACGAGTTCCAGGACTACTACCTCGCAGCCTCGGACAAGACGCTGGCCCGGTGGACCGCGCTCTTCCGGCGGGGACCATGGCCGTGGCGGAAGACAGCGACGCTGGGCCGGCCGCCGCTCGACGAGAAGATTGTCGCCATCATCATCACGCTCAAGCAGGAGAACCCGCTCTGGGGCGCCCGGCGCATCCGCGAGGAGCTCCGCCGGATGCGCATCAGCGTGAGCGAGCCGACCATCCAGAAGGTCCTGAAGGAGCACGGCTTCCACCCGCGGGGCGGGCATCCCGGCAACTGGGAGCGCTTCAAGTCGGCCGGCCGCGACGCAATCTGGGCGATGGACTTCTTCGTCGTGCGCACAGCACGCGGCGCTTGGTGCAACGTGCTGCTCATCATCGACATCCACACGCGCGAGCTGCTCGACCTCCGTGTCTCCGACGGCTGGGACGTCGACTCCGTCTGGACCGTGCGCGCGCTCTCTGCCTGCATGAGCAGGGAGCACCGCCAGCCGGTCGCCGTCATGCACGACCACGGCACCCAGTTCTATGGGCAGTTCGAGCGGCAGCTCCGCGTGATGGAGATAGACCAGCGGCGAACCCCGGTTGCGCTTCCCTACGTGAACGGCTCCGCGGAAAGAGCCATCAAGTCGGTCCGCTTCGAGCTGCTCAACCACGTTCGCACCCGAAGCGCCGAGGAGCTTCAGTGGTACCTCGACGAGTACCGGCGCTACTACCTGGCCGAGCGGGCGAACCAAGCCCTCGACGGCCAGACGCCCGCGGCCTTCGGGCGCGGCGAGAAGCTGGCCGATGTCATCGACCTTGAGGCCGTCCGCCGGCGCCGCCTCGTCCGGAGCAGCCACGCCCACGGCCTGCTCAACAGCTATAAGCTCGCTGAGGATGAACCACCCCAGCGCCACGCCGCGTAG
- a CDS encoding type IV toxin-antitoxin system AbiEi family antitoxin domain-containing protein, giving the protein MERTLSQNEAKVVLDLEWRNQKTVTLAELRAALGASESYARKLAHGLVKKGWFERLRPGLFQLVPADRGREGVADTNPLAAGAVLISPYFYSFGTACTHHGLTEQVFSEVYLACQEERRSETIRDKRYVFVHVAEQRFVGFQEISVLGHAVQMATTERALLDAIDRPRYAGGIGEVSRIAQRAAGKVSWHALLELARKWGSSALMQRFGYFLDLHQVDVPDGVRDALLDLVRPQSKIQLGPRRKWGTSGKLMRPWNVVENVPRDVLISKEEKPRRRVVFGKKEQSK; this is encoded by the coding sequence ATGGAACGGACTCTCTCCCAGAACGAGGCCAAGGTGGTGCTCGACCTCGAGTGGCGGAACCAGAAGACCGTCACGCTCGCCGAGCTGCGCGCAGCGCTCGGCGCGTCGGAGAGCTACGCCCGCAAGCTCGCTCACGGGCTGGTGAAGAAGGGCTGGTTCGAGCGCCTGCGCCCGGGCCTGTTCCAGCTCGTTCCCGCCGACCGCGGCCGCGAGGGTGTGGCCGACACCAACCCGCTCGCCGCCGGCGCCGTGCTCATCTCGCCATACTTCTACTCGTTCGGCACCGCCTGCACGCACCACGGGCTCACCGAGCAGGTCTTCTCGGAGGTGTACCTCGCCTGCCAGGAGGAACGCCGGTCCGAGACCATCCGCGACAAGCGCTACGTCTTCGTGCACGTCGCCGAGCAGCGCTTCGTCGGCTTTCAGGAGATCTCCGTTCTCGGTCACGCCGTCCAGATGGCAACGACCGAGCGCGCGCTGCTCGACGCGATCGATCGGCCCCGCTACGCCGGCGGCATCGGTGAGGTCTCCAGGATTGCCCAGCGGGCAGCCGGCAAGGTCTCGTGGCATGCGCTCCTCGAGCTCGCGCGCAAGTGGGGCTCGTCAGCACTGATGCAGCGCTTCGGCTATTTCCTGGACCTTCACCAGGTCGACGTGCCCGACGGCGTGCGAGACGCGCTCCTGGATCTCGTTCGGCCACAGAGCAAGATCCAGCTCGGGCCGCGTCGCAAGTGGGGCACGAGCGGCAAGCTTATGCGACCGTGGAACGTGGTGGAGAACGTTCCACGCGACGTGCTCATCTCGAAGGAGGAGAAGCCGCGGCGCAGGGTGGTCTTCGGAAAGAAGGAACAGAGCAAGTGA
- a CDS encoding DoxX family protein gives MYNSGLLRSNPTPAAILIRLVVGLIFASEGLQKFLHAAAQGAGRFARIGIPAPEFMGPFVGVVEIVCGTLIILGLATRLAAIPLIIDMLVALASTKLPILLGHGYWIFAHTFAPKAGFWAFLHESRTDLAMLGSAAFLGIVGAGPWSLDALLAKERALAPPSQATQAEAR, from the coding sequence GTGTATAACTCGGGCTTGCTGCGATCCAATCCAACACCAGCAGCCATCCTCATCCGCTTGGTGGTCGGGCTGATTTTCGCCTCGGAGGGCCTCCAGAAGTTCTTGCACGCCGCGGCGCAAGGCGCAGGGCGCTTCGCGCGCATCGGGATCCCGGCGCCTGAGTTCATGGGCCCCTTCGTCGGCGTGGTGGAGATCGTCTGCGGCACGCTGATCATCCTCGGCCTGGCGACCCGCCTCGCCGCGATCCCGCTGATCATCGACATGCTCGTCGCGCTGGCCTCGACCAAGCTGCCGATCCTGCTCGGACACGGCTACTGGATCTTCGCGCACACCTTCGCGCCGAAGGCCGGATTCTGGGCGTTCCTTCACGAGTCCCGCACCGACCTCGCAATGCTAGGCAGTGCGGCCTTCCTCGGCATCGTCGGCGCCGGACCTTGGTCGCTCGACGCTTTGCTGGCGAAGGAGCGAGCGCTGGCGCCTCCCAGCCAGGCCACGCAGGCGGAGGCGCGATGA